GCTAAGCGGTCAACTTGTTCAGTGAGTGCTAGCTTACCTGCAGCGGCTAGCACACCTGCTTGCCTCATGCCACCACCAAGCATTTTACGCCAGCGAGTGGCCTTGTTAATCAGCCTTTCATCCCCAAGCAAAATTGAGCCTACCGGCGCGCACAAACCTTTAGATAAGCAAATTGAAACAGAGTCAAAATACTGAGTGATATTGGCGATACTCGTTCCTTGTGCGACAGCCGCATTAGCTACGCGGGCACCATCAAGGTGGATCTTTAAATTATGGTTAAACGCCAATTGCTGCGCGTTAGCTAAATACTCTTGAGGCAGCACTTTACCGCCGATGGTGTTTTCTAAACTCAGTAAGCGCGTTTGCGCAAAATGAATATCCTTGGGCTTAATCGCTTGTTCAATATCGCTCAGTAAAATGCTGCCATCAGCCTGGTTAGTTAACGGCTGAGGTTGAATACTGCCAAGCACTGCAGCACCGCCACCTTCAAACATATAGTTGTGCGCTTGCTGACCACAAATGTACTCATCACCACGCTCACAATGAGCCATTAACGCCAATAAGTTCGCTTGCGTGCCCGAGCATACAAATAACGCACTATCAAAACCAAACATATCAGCAGCAAAGTCTTGCAGCTCATTCACCGTTGGGTCGTCACCATAAACATCATCTCCTACCTCTGCACTTGCCATGGCCTGACGCATAGCTTGAGTTGGCATGGTTACGGTATCGCTTCTGAAATCGAACATCTTCTGTTACCTGGTGTGTTGGATTATTTGGCCGCTATCATAACCTCTCTTCAAATGCTTGTACCTGTTGGCGCCCCAATTTAGTGATAAACGGACATAAAAAAACCAGCCGAAGCTGGTTTTTCATCATTACTGAATTTACTGAGCTGGAAGCTCTTTTACATTCAAATCCATTTGTGGGAATGGGATTTCAATGCTGGCTTCATCTAGTGCATTTTTGATTTGCTCTAGTAATTCAAAGTGTGCTGGCCAGTAATCAGAGGTTTTCACCCATGGGCGCACAACAAAGTTAATTGAGCAATCTGCTAACTCACCTAATGCAACAGTGTAAGCAGGATCTTTTAGCACGTATTGGTTGTTGTCTAATACCGCTGAAATCACTTGCTTAGTTTTGGCGATATCAGAGGTGTAACCCACACCAATGACTAAATCAACGCGGCGATTCTCTTGAGCACTGTAGTTAACAATGGTGCCATCCATCATTGCTGAGTTTGGCGCAATAATGGTTTTGTTGTCGCCAGTACGAAGCTTGGTAGAGAAGATAGTAATTTCATCAACTACGCCGGCAACGCCAGCCGCCTCAACAAAATCACCTACGCGGCAAGGACGGAAGATAACCATAAGTACACCGGCTGCAAAGTTAGATAGCGAGCCCTGAAGCGCTAAACCAACGGCTAAACCAGCCGCACCAATGACCGCAACAAGCGACGCGGTTTGTACGCCAATTTGCCCTAGTGCTGCAATAACGGTAAATACAAACACTAAGCCCCAAACCAAGTTTGCGACAAACGAGGCTACCGTTTTGTCGATACCACGGTTTGTCATGAGTTTGTCTGTCAAACGTTTGAACACGCCAGCAAAGTATTTACCCACTACAAAGATAACAATCGCGGCAAGTAGTTTTAGACCATAAGTGGCCACAAACACTGGCGCTTGTTCTAATAAACCTTGAAGGTTTTCCATTGTCTTACTCCCTTAAAATAGCAGAATCATTCTGCCGAAATTACAAACTCTACCCGTCGATTAAGCAATCGACCTTGTGCAGTATCATTGCTGGCTACGCTGCGTTTATCCGCTAAACCTACGACATTCACCTTGTCAAAATTAATACTTGTCGCTTCTGCCATTAAGGCGTTCTTGACGGCGACTGCTCGCGCCAATGACAAATTCATATTTACCGAATCACTTCCGCTAGTATCGGTATGCCCTTCAATGCTTAGGCTAAAACCTTTCGGCAAAGACTCCACAACCACCAGCAGTTTATACAAACTCGGCCACTGCGTTGCTGACACCTTATTCTCTCCAACGCCAAAATAAACAGGTGCTAACAAGTTGTTAAGGCAAGTAAATTCTTCAGAATTTAAACCCGCCTTCTCCGCACATGCCTGAACTTGCTGTTTTATCTCGTTAGCAAGTGCTGACTTCATTTTGCTGCTTGCTTGGTCTGGGCGGTTATCATCAAGTAAGGCATCTTGAGCCACTGCTTGCTTGGCGGATTGTTTAAGCGCACTAGCTAGCGCTACATCGTCTGGGTCTTGACAACCGTTTGCCATCACCACGACATTTGCAGGCGAATCTGGGCAAGCATCTTTTTTATCAGGCACCCCGTCTTTGTCAGTGTCTTGCCAAGCTGCGCTTGCAGAAAAAGCGACAAGCAATGCAAACAGTAAAATGACACGTGCTGCAGCCCTGATAGCTAAATCAAGCAACTTGCCGTTTGAGACGCGAAAAAGGCCTACCTGATCACAGCTAAAAATATTTACCTTCATGTTTTACCTCTACCGACAAGGTTTTAAGCAACACACAGGCGCGTTCACTGTGTAAATAAAAGCTTAAGTGAGTGTCAAACAGGTAAGAGATAGTTAACTTTGGCAATATTGTAAACATTTGTTAATGATATGCAAAAGCAATTTAAGATTTACATACGAATGGCGTTCTCTTACCCGAATTAGCCGATGCCCCATCATTATTGATCTGGTTCGACTTATTTTATATCGGCGAGCAGCTGGATAACTGTACTCACAAAAATGTGGTTATTGAGCCCCTACTCACTCAAAAAATCAAAGTGGTGTAAGTTTGGGATTAGTGCGCGTCTAACAACAAGTAAAAGGCTGACTAAAGTAGGATAAACGTGACAAGTTATTTACATCTAATTTGCATGTCTTATCGCCTGCTAACCGCATTAGCATTGACTTTACCGCCATTAAAAGGGTATATAAGGTTAACTTTTTAATGTTTGACGGTGTATCGACACCGAAAAGAAGTTATTTAATATAAAAAATAAACAATTAAGCGCGCTTTTTTGAATAGTTAACTTTGATTTACATTTTGTTACGAGTTCATCAACAGCCGCATTTTGCAAACAATTTCTGCAAAGTTTTTTGCAGGCAATCACAAGCTTAAGGTGGAAGACTTAATGAGTGAAGCAAAAGCGCCGGGCACTATGCTTGGGCATCCAAAAGGATTGTTCCTTTTATTCACAACAGAATTATGGGAACGTTTTAGTTACTACGCAATGCGTGCAATCTTGGTACTTTATTTGGTTGATAAAGTACAGTCGGAAGGCGGTAGTGGTCTAGGTTGGACCCAAGCCGATGCACTATCCCTATACGGTACCTTTACCGGTCTTGTTTACTTAACTCCCCTCATCGGTGGCTGGTTAGCCGACAACATTCTTGGTCAACGTAAAGCTATCTATATTGGTGGCTTCTTAATGGCAGCAGGTCAATTTACTCTGGCTGCACCACACAGCTGGTTCCCTGGCTTAGAAACGACTCTGTTCTATATTGGTCTAGGTACACTGATCATTGGTAACGGCCTATTTAAGCCAAACATTTCGACCATGGTTGGTGATCTATACGAAGAAGGCGATCATCGCCGTGATGGTGCATTCACCATCTTCTACATGGGTATTAACGTTGGTGCTGCGCTGTCTGGCTTCATCGTAGCTTGGGCTTACACTTCATTCGGTCACACAGCTATGGTTGACGGCCAAGAAGTGATGATCAACAACTGGCAAGCTGGTTTCTTCTGTGCAGGTGTTGGTATGGTGCTATCACTGATCATCCAGTTCATGTTCGCTCAAAAACTACTTGGTGACATCGGTACTATTCCGGCTGCTAAGCTTGAGAAGCAAAAGAACGAAGCGAAAGGTGAAGTTCGCAAAGAGCCACTTACCAAAGTAGAGCGTGACCGCATTAAAGTAATCATGGTAATGGGTCTATTTACCATTATCTTCTGGGCTGGCTTCGAGCAAGCTGGTGGTCTAATGAACCTGTTCACCAACGATTTTACTGACCGTATGATTGGTGGTTGGGAAGTACCAACGACTTACTTCCAGTCTCTTAACGCTATCTTCATTGTAATTTTCGCGCCTGTTATCGCATCTATCTGGATCCGCTTAGGTAAGAACGAGCCAAACTCACCTGTTAAGTTTGCGCTAGGTCTATTCCTACTTGCTGTTGGTTTCCTATTCATGATCGGTGCTGTACTAGAGATGGGTGGCGACGCAAATGCTAAGTCAAGCATGTGGTGGTTAGTGGGTGCATACTTCTTCCACACCATGGGTGAGCTATGTTTATCTCCAATTGGTCTATCAATGGTAACTAAACTTGCTCCTCTGCGTATTGCATCACTACTGATGGGTGCTTGGTTCCTATTCATCGCGGCAGCGAACAAGATTGGTGGTCTAGTTGGCTCACTCATCGGTCACGGCGGCGAGAAAGAAGAACAACTCGCTAACGCGATGGCAATCTTCTCAGGTATTGCGATTACAGCGACTATTTCAGGTATCATCTTGTACTTCATGGCTGATAAGCTAGTTGACTGGATGCACGGCGCTGAAGGTCACGCTGAGTCTGAAGAAGAAATGCTAGAAGAAGAGATTGCTGTTACAGCTGAACATGAAGCAATCAAGCGTTAATTCTAAGCTTATACGTTTGCTAGTAGCATGAGTAGTTAGCTGCATGAACAGCTCGTTACATAGCTAGCCACTACACAGACAACTAGCCAAAACTAAAAAATCCCCTTAATTGGGGATTTTTTGTACCTGTAATTCAGGTTATTTCAAAAGGATGAGTCAAGCGGCCAACGCTACAATCGCTATTCACACTCTAGCTGAATAAAGCCACCAGCCTTAGTGCTAGCGTCAAATACTAACCCTTCAAACTTATTCTCAAGCAGTGCCTGTTTATGCTCCGGCAAATAGGTCGCAATACAAAGCTGCTCGCCTAGGGCTAAATGACGCGATAAAACCTTTGGCGCCTTCCAGGTAGGAAAGCCTATCGGGTCGGTTTCAGAAATGGCAAGCGGTGCTAAACCTGTTGGATTACGAAGGTAACTCCTTAACCCTTTGCCAGATTGTGCAATGGCAACACGATATTCAGACAAATCTAGGCTAACGTAGATAATATCCATCAAGATATGTAACCCAGAGCTCGCCAAGCGCTCATTGAGGTATTCAAGCATTTTAGACGGTTGAATGAGCACTTCACTTTGGTCATTACGAAACAGCTTTAATTGCTGATTGACAAAGCTTCTAAGCAGCACGCAGCCAAATGCTGCGCTGTTATCCTCTGGCATAAAGTGCGCCATATACAGCACTAGGTGCTCGTCGCCCACCATGGTAGAGTCAATAAAAAACGCACTGACATCGCTATTTTTATACAAGGTGTAATTAATCAGCGCATTAGGGTATTCAACGCTTGAGGACGGAAATAACTGCTGCTGCACACTTTTAGCGGCCTCAGCGCTTTGCTCTAGCAATAGCAAATTGTCATTGAGCTCTTGATAAGAAAGCTCAATCAGCTCTGTGCTATGGGGCGCAATAGCCTGCTCTACCGGCTTAGAACCGGTAAGTAGTGCTTGCTCTACCGCTTGCTCGATAATAAACAGATCTGCGACGGGCTTAACCAGATAGTCGCTGGCACCAATGCGCAGCGCCTCTACGACGTCAGACATGGCATCATTACCAGAGATAACAATTGAAGGAATAGCGGGGTCGATATCGACCATCTGCCTAAGCATTTCTAAACCATCAACAATGGGCATGCTTAAATCTGCAATGACGATATCATAATGTTCTTGGGTGAACAGTTGCACGCCCTGCTCACCATTACTTGCTTGCTTAACTGATGCACCCTGAGAAGATAAAAAATCAGCGACTAGTTGACGAAAAACTGGGTCATCTTCCACTAAAAGTACAGCAATATCTGTTAGTGCCATAAACAACTCCCAGACTTAGTCAGGGAGTGGCTTCTCTGACTAATCTAGCTCGTCCATATACTCATCTAATAATTCGTCTTCTTCGTAGTCTGAAGGGACAATACCGTCATGAACTTTGTAATCCATGTGCTGTAAGTAAGCTTCTTTTACAAAGGTATATGGGTCGAGCGCATTATCTAATAATCTTTCTTGATCGATTGCTGCTGCGCGTTTGTGTAGGCTTTTTAAGCCCCACTTTAAAACTGATTGCCAAAAAGTAAACTCCGACAAAGGAAAGTATAGACCATCCACCCAATCTGTTGTGAGTTCGCGCGTTACATAAGGACCAAAGAAAGGTGCCATAAAGTAAGGACCGTTGGGAACGCCATAATAACCAAGCACTTCGTTAAAGTCATCTTGTTTACGAGAAAGTCCCATCATATCAGCAACATCCACCACACCTAGCAGGCCGATAGTCGTGTTGATAGTAAAGCGTCCACCTGCGTTGGCAGCCCAGCCCCACTTACCCTGAAGCGCATTGTTAACCATGGAACTTGGCTCTTCAAAGTTAAGTACAAAGTTATTTACGCCACTTTTTACCGGCATTGGTACATAGTCCTTGTAGCCATGGGCGACAGGGCGAAACAGGTATTTATCAAAATACTGATAGTTGAGGTGCCACATAGCGCGGTTAAAACCTTCAAACGGATCGCGCTCGTCGTTATAAACGACTTCAACCATAGGCTCTTGTTCATCTTGTGTGGTATGTGCAGGAGGAAGGCTGCTTGGAAAAGCCGCTAAAGAGTGACTAAACAAGGCAGTACTGGCACACAAAACAGTGAAAAAAGGAAGTAACGTCCTTACATACTTCATATACATCTCTTACTATCTAAACTTAGGATAGGAATTGATACCAACCAACACAACTAAGTGATCATTCTTACTGGTTATTTTTATTGGTGAAAATGGC
This DNA window, taken from Shewanella maritima, encodes the following:
- the ltaE gene encoding low-specificity L-threonine aldolase translates to MFDFRSDTVTMPTQAMRQAMASAEVGDDVYGDDPTVNELQDFAADMFGFDSALFVCSGTQANLLALMAHCERGDEYICGQQAHNYMFEGGGAAVLGSIQPQPLTNQADGSILLSDIEQAIKPKDIHFAQTRLLSLENTIGGKVLPQEYLANAQQLAFNHNLKIHLDGARVANAAVAQGTSIANITQYFDSVSICLSKGLCAPVGSILLGDERLINKATRWRKMLGGGMRQAGVLAAAGKLALTEQVDRLAEDHANARLLASLLAEMDEFNVEPVQTNMVYCDYLGEAQGNKPLKQLAAELAKQGFVFSVAKKLRLVTHKDISEQGVRQFVDALKQALC
- a CDS encoding mechanosensitive ion channel family protein — encoded protein: MENLQGLLEQAPVFVATYGLKLLAAIVIFVVGKYFAGVFKRLTDKLMTNRGIDKTVASFVANLVWGLVFVFTVIAALGQIGVQTASLVAVIGAAGLAVGLALQGSLSNFAAGVLMVIFRPCRVGDFVEAAGVAGVVDEITIFSTKLRTGDNKTIIAPNSAMMDGTIVNYSAQENRRVDLVIGVGYTSDIAKTKQVISAVLDNNQYVLKDPAYTVALGELADCSINFVVRPWVKTSDYWPAHFELLEQIKNALDEASIEIPFPQMDLNVKELPAQ
- a CDS encoding OmpA family protein translates to MKVNIFSCDQVGLFRVSNGKLLDLAIRAAARVILLFALLVAFSASAAWQDTDKDGVPDKKDACPDSPANVVVMANGCQDPDDVALASALKQSAKQAVAQDALLDDNRPDQASSKMKSALANEIKQQVQACAEKAGLNSEEFTCLNNLLAPVYFGVGENKVSATQWPSLYKLLVVVESLPKGFSLSIEGHTDTSGSDSVNMNLSLARAVAVKNALMAEATSINFDKVNVVGLADKRSVASNDTAQGRLLNRRVEFVISAE
- a CDS encoding peptide MFS transporter, whose amino-acid sequence is MSEAKAPGTMLGHPKGLFLLFTTELWERFSYYAMRAILVLYLVDKVQSEGGSGLGWTQADALSLYGTFTGLVYLTPLIGGWLADNILGQRKAIYIGGFLMAAGQFTLAAPHSWFPGLETTLFYIGLGTLIIGNGLFKPNISTMVGDLYEEGDHRRDGAFTIFYMGINVGAALSGFIVAWAYTSFGHTAMVDGQEVMINNWQAGFFCAGVGMVLSLIIQFMFAQKLLGDIGTIPAAKLEKQKNEAKGEVRKEPLTKVERDRIKVIMVMGLFTIIFWAGFEQAGGLMNLFTNDFTDRMIGGWEVPTTYFQSLNAIFIVIFAPVIASIWIRLGKNEPNSPVKFALGLFLLAVGFLFMIGAVLEMGGDANAKSSMWWLVGAYFFHTMGELCLSPIGLSMVTKLAPLRIASLLMGAWFLFIAAANKIGGLVGSLIGHGGEKEEQLANAMAIFSGIAITATISGIILYFMADKLVDWMHGAEGHAESEEEMLEEEIAVTAEHEAIKR
- a CDS encoding response regulator, with translation MALTDIAVLLVEDDPVFRQLVADFLSSQGASVKQASNGEQGVQLFTQEHYDIVIADLSMPIVDGLEMLRQMVDIDPAIPSIVISGNDAMSDVVEALRIGASDYLVKPVADLFIIEQAVEQALLTGSKPVEQAIAPHSTELIELSYQELNDNLLLLEQSAEAAKSVQQQLFPSSSVEYPNALINYTLYKNSDVSAFFIDSTMVGDEHLVLYMAHFMPEDNSAAFGCVLLRSFVNQQLKLFRNDQSEVLIQPSKMLEYLNERLASSGLHILMDIIYVSLDLSEYRVAIAQSGKGLRSYLRNPTGLAPLAISETDPIGFPTWKAPKVLSRHLALGEQLCIATYLPEHKQALLENKFEGLVFDASTKAGGFIQLECE
- a CDS encoding MlaA family lipoprotein — its product is MKYVRTLLPFFTVLCASTALFSHSLAAFPSSLPPAHTTQDEQEPMVEVVYNDERDPFEGFNRAMWHLNYQYFDKYLFRPVAHGYKDYVPMPVKSGVNNFVLNFEEPSSMVNNALQGKWGWAANAGGRFTINTTIGLLGVVDVADMMGLSRKQDDFNEVLGYYGVPNGPYFMAPFFGPYVTRELTTDWVDGLYFPLSEFTFWQSVLKWGLKSLHKRAAAIDQERLLDNALDPYTFVKEAYLQHMDYKVHDGIVPSDYEEDELLDEYMDELD